A DNA window from Arachis duranensis cultivar V14167 chromosome 3, aradu.V14167.gnm2.J7QH, whole genome shotgun sequence contains the following coding sequences:
- the LOC107481575 gene encoding uncharacterized protein LOC107481575, with amino-acid sequence MADENQIMATQIAELNHARIEHNDAHRQQAEDEEHQSQPTHVSETARGEEQQSEDEKEESDDLVGPFTEEVMNFELPKRFTLPLTLTPYDGLGDPRKFLKKFRSIMIVNGASDTVLCHCFPNYLDGPVLDWLCALPAGSISRFHQLVKLFEEHFAGSAIYLHDSDYLNTIKQGPNESLKDYMTRFTKVAISIPDLHPEVHLHAIKSGLRPGKFQETIAVAKPKTLAEFWEKAKGQIDIEELRQARKSDKSHFREEDKSSTTKKSFKLTPRFDSYTQFNTKREDIIKEILNSKLIKPPRKAGTYQDAKNVDKSKYCAFHQKHSHNTDDCVVAKDLLERLARQGHLDKYIGGHIQKRGPSSTTNDLSEPNRGKEKASSSQYERPRGIINCISGGYAGGGYSNSARKRSFRAICSVNGPQQDVAITNPQPEVTFTHADFNSNIQNLDDLVVVTIQLGDLLVKKVLLDPGSSVDVLFYSTFQKMKLSNNMLQSTGGDLVGFSGERVPILGSVWLQTTLGEHPLSKTNDIQYLVVDCFSPYNLILGRAFLNKFGAIVSTVHLCVKFSLQDDQVVTVHGDHKEARQCYNISMKF; translated from the coding sequence ATGGCTGACGAGAATCAAATAATGGCTACCCAAATTGCTGAACTAAATCATGCTCGGATTGAGCACAACGATGCTCATCGCCAGCAGGCAGAAGACGAGGAGCATCAGTCCCAACCCACCCATGTTTCGGAGACCGCTCGAGGCGAAGAGCAGCAATCcgaagatgaaaaagaagagtcCGACGACCTTGTAGGTCCCTTCACAGAAGAAGTGATGAACTTCGAACTGCCGAAGAGGTTCACTCTGCCGCTGACCCTCACCCCTTACGATGGACTCGGAGACCCGAGGAAGTTTCTAAAGAAGTTCCGATCAATAATGATCGTCAATGGTGCATCAGATACAGTTTTATGTCATTGTTTTCCGAATTATTTAGACGGCCCTGTACTTGATTGGTTGTGTGCTTTGCCTGCAGGTTCCATTTCACGGTTTCACCAGTTGGTGAAGTTATTTGAAGAGCATTTCGCCGGATCCGCAATATACTTGCACGATTCCGATTACTTGAACACTATCAAGCAAGGGCCAAATGAAAGCTTAAAGGACTACATGACCCGCTTTACCAAGGTCGCGATCAGCATACCAGACCTCCATCCCGAGGTCCATCTACACGCAATTAAAAGCGGCCTCCGACCCGGAAAGTTCCAGGAGACAATCGCAGTAGCCAAACCAAAGACTCTAGCAGAATTTTGGGAGAAGGCAAAAGGACAAATTGATATCGAGGAGCTCAGACAAGCTCGGAAGTCCGACAAGTCACACTTCCGCGAAGAAGATAAGAGCTCCACCACTAAGAAAAGTTTTAAACTAACGCCTCGATTTGATTCTTACACGCAGTTTAACACTAAGAGAGAAGACATAATCAAAGAGATCCTGAACTCCAAACTAATCAAGCCACCGAGAAAGGCCGGTACATACCAAGATGCAAAGAACGTGGACAAATCGAAGTACTGCGCTTTCCACCAGAAACACAGCCACAATACTGATGATTGCGTGGTCGCCAAAGACCTTTTAGAACGACTAGCAAGACAAGGACACCTCGACAAATACATTGGTGGTCACATCCAAAAGCGCGGCCCTAGTTCCACAACAAACGACCTCTCTGAACCAAACCGAGGAAAAGAGAAGGCATCTTCAAGCCAATATGAAAGACCACGAGGTATAATCAATTGTATTTCAGGAGGATACGCTGGTGGAGGATACTCAAATTCGGCAAGGAAAAGATCGTTCAGAGCAATATGCTCGGTAAACGGACCACAGCAAGATGTAGCAATCACTAATCCACAACCAGAAGTCACTTTCACACACGCCGACTTCAACTCCAATATACAAAATTTGGACGACCTTGTGGTAGTCACCATTCAGCTAGGGGATCTGTTAGTGAAAAAAGTGCTCTTGGACCCCGGAAGCAGTGTCGATGTTCTATTTTACTCCACATTTCAAAAGATGAAGCTCAGCAACAACATGCTACAGTCCACAGGAGGAGACTTGGTCGGCTTCTCAGGAGAACGAGTTCCAATACTCGGATCAGTGTGGTTACAAACCACACTGGGTGAGCATCCTCTTTCAAAAACTAATGATATTCAATATTTAGTAGTTGATTGTTTCAGTCCATATAACCTTATTCTTGGCCGAGCTTTTTTGAATAAGTTCGGCGCCATTGTCTCTACCGTTCATCTCTGTGTAAAGTTTTCACTGCAGGACGATCAGGTTGTAACAGTCCATGGAGACCATAAAGAGGCACGACAATGTTACAACATCAGCATGAAATTCTAA
- the LOC107481907 gene encoding alpha-1,3-arabinosyltransferase XAT3-like: MMYNSIFAKSFSRYEQKKLGYGAFVGCLIIVLSLCTVFKPYIGSIHDLKLKLYVSIDTKMLMLNETSSFPQIASVEETETKKMEQGCFSEERTNFCQVQGDIRVHGKSSSVYIVTPETTILPENSSWTIRPYARKDDAEAMRRVREWSIKAVKDGMKFPQCTQHHSIPAVIFSTSGYIGNHFHEFTDIIIPLFLTSRQFNGQVKFVVSEMRPWWISKYQAILSKLSNYEVLNIDKDDKVHCFPGVNVGLKRYPKELSIDPQKYSYSIKDFRSFLRDSYSLKRVDAIKLREEGEDENNKNKKQQPRLLILSRRRTRSFTNTAEIANMARSMGFEAIVMEAGGSMSNFANVVNSCDVLLGVHGAGLTNIVFLPENAVLIQVVPHGGFEWLAKYDFELPSKNMGLKYLDYKISVEESTLIQQYPQDHMIIKHPPSIGKLGWERFKSVYLEQQNVMLDLNRFRPTLQKALELLHQ; this comes from the exons atgaTGTACAATTCAATATTTGCCAAGAGCTTTAGCCGTTATGAGCAGAAAAAATTGGGATATGGAGCATTTGTGGGATGCTTAATAATAGTTTTGAGTCTTTGCACAGTCTTTAAGCCTTACATAGGTTCTATTCATGATT TGAAGCTGAAGCTCTATGTCAGCATTGACACCAAAATGCTGATGCTGAATGAAACTAGCAGCTTTCCACAGATAGCCAGCG TTGAAGAGacagaaacaaagaaaatggaGCAAGGATGCTTTTCAGAAGAAAGGACAAATTTTTGCCAAGTACAGGGAGATATCAGAGTCCATGGAAAATCCTCCTCTGTTTACATTGTGACACCTGAAACAACAATCTTGCCAGAAAACTCCTCGTGGACCATAAGGCCTTATGCGCGAAAGGACGATGCAGAAGCAATGAGGCGTGTAAGAGAATGGTCAATAAAGGCAGTGAAAGATGGCATGAAATTCCCACAGTGCACACAACATCACAGCATTCCAGCTGTGATATTCTCTACTTCAGGCTATATTGGCAACCACTTCCATGAATTCACAGACATCATCATCCCACTGTTTCTGACTTCTAGACAATTCAATGGACAAGTTAAATTTGTCGTGTCCGAAATGCGTCCTTGGTGGATTTCTAAGTACCAAGCAATTCTCAGTAAGCTGTCCAATTATGAGGTCTTGAACATTGACAAAGATGACAAAGTTCACTGCTTCCCAGGTGTGAATGTTGGTCTCAAAAGGTATCCGAAAGAACTAAGCATTGACCCTCAAAAGTACTCCTATTCCATCAAAGACTTCAGGAGTTTTCTGAGAGACTCTTATTCACTGAAGAGAGTTGATGCAATCAAATTGAGAGAGGAGGGTGAAGATGAgaataataagaataagaagCAGCAGCCAAGGCTTTTGATTctttcaagaagaagaacaagatcaTTCACTAACACAGCTGAAATAGCAAATATGGCTAGAAGCATGGGATTCGAGGCGATTGTAATGGAAGCTGGTGGAAGCATGTCAAACTTTGCAAATGTGGTGAATTCTTGTGATGTGCTGTTGGGAGTTCATGGAGCTGGCCTCACTAACATTGTTTTCCTTCCTGAGAATGCAGTTTTGATACAAGTAGTTCCTCATGGTGGTTTCGAATGGCTTGCCAAATATGACTTTGAATTGCCCTCAAAGAATATGGGACTAAAGTACTTGGATTACAAGATAAGTGTAGAAGAAAGCACTCTTATTCAGCAATATCCACAAGATCACATGATCATAAAGCACCCCCCATCCATTGGGAAACTTGGATGGGAAAGATTCAAGTCTGTGTATTTGGAACAACAGAATGTGATGCTAGACCTCAATAGGTTTAGGCCTACATTGCAGAAAGCCCTTGAGCTATTGCACCAGTAA